One Branchiostoma floridae strain S238N-H82 chromosome 1, Bfl_VNyyK, whole genome shotgun sequence genomic region harbors:
- the LOC118426134 gene encoding laccase-1-like isoform X1 has product MTRHLAPRTIIILIMSALVAAQSVLSQLCTDSVCHFSLVIRRTKTMTHTRNLNGRRDTNSVKLRDDGRLELFSPLGNPAHPGKENVNGTLVPMEEVITTDGVQRNVITVNDMFPGPTIEVVEGAQVVVKVTNKLLTEATGIHWHGLHMRSTPYMDGVPYVTQCPIMPRESFVYRFNAEPAGTHFYHSHLRTQREDGLFGAFIVHRARSPIVPSIPVILHDWYHIEATPYWISNMFGLEHAGDGEYMLGAYERPFSHDGVKVSSRVFNSALINGRGRFGDNRAPLSTFMVPSGGHGNFRIIHVGPDYPFRFSVDQHELTVTASDGFDMTPRRVQSVIIYPGESYDVRINGTARPDLYWVRAETLRVGHCTKCYPYDEVVVVPDDVTEEVRAILRYQGVTADRDPTTTKRGCTNDNPCHVFNCPFAGYPEHLHTSCINMNDVEALALPSEGAGQSKATDRYAGHSRTTEAADVIEIFLNFNFAIGSSVNGRRFIGPTAPLHQNTTAATVPCDEELCLRSGCRCTHMIDIPYNQTIQLVMYNTFAPTSQTHHSVHIHGHAFQVVAMGYPSYNKTTGRYMQPNTDVKCKNDLWLCTDATWRDGPPLLNLINPPLKDTVLVPANGYTVVRFRSDNPGHWMLHCHNDQHMNEGMALVLREAADRHPPPPAGFPTCGDFTWSSEQYQSALDGGGPAVPPGPPDVQTTCTAPDLQVIALSAVGGAVVMAATLAAAIYCAINRKKAASPPAVTVAADAVPLKSNVGDA; this is encoded by the exons ATGACGAGGCACCTGGCCCCGAGAACCATCATCATTCTCATCATGTCGGCGCTTGTCGCGGCCCAGAGCGTTCTCTCCCAGCTCTGCACCGACAGCGTCTGCCACTTTTCCCTCGTCATCAGGCGGACCAAGACCATGACTCACACACGGAACCTCAACGGGCGCAGGGATACCAACTCT GTGAAACTCCGTGATGACGGACGCCTTGAGCTCTTCAGTCCGTTGGGAAACCCCGcccaccctgggaaggagaatGTGAACGGAACTCTCGTGCCCATGGAGGAGGTCATTACCACTGACGGGGTTCAGAGGAACGTCATCACGGTCAACGACATGTTCCCGGGACCTACCATTGAAGTCGTGGAGGGGGCACAG GTCGTCGTTAAAGTAACGAATAAACTGCTAACCGAGGCCACAGGCATCCACTGGCACGGTCTGCACATGCGCAGCACGCCCTACATGGATGGCGTGCCCTACGTCACACAATGTCCCATCATGCCCCGCGAGAGCTTCGTCTATCGTTTCAACGCAGAGCCTGCCGGGACGCATTTTTACCACTCGCACCTCCGCACGCAGCGAGAGGACGGACTGTTCGGCGCGTTCATCGTGCACAGGGCCAG GAGTCCCATCGTGCCATCGATTCCCGTGATCCTCCACGACTGGTACCACATCGAGGCTACGCCATATTGGATTTCAAACATGTTCGGCTTGGAACACGCCGGCGATGGAGAGTATATGCTGG GTGCCTACGAGCGCCCGTTCTCTCACGATGGCGTCAAAGTCTCCAGTCGAGTGTTCAACTCAGCCCTTATCAACGGGCGCGGTCGGTTCGGAGACAACAGAGCGCCGCTCAGCACGTTCATGGTCCCCTCCGGAGGGCACGGCAACTTCCGGATCATCCATGTCGGTCCGGACTACCCGTTCCGGTTCTCCGTGGACCAGCATGAGCTGACGGTGACAGCCAGCGATGGGTTCGACATGACACCGCGGAGAGTCCAGTCCGTCATCATCTACCCAGGGGAGAGCTACGATGTCCGGATAAACGGAACGGCCCGGCCGGACCTGTACTGGGTACGGGCCGAGACCCTGCGCGTCGGCCACTGCACCAAATGCTACCCGTACGATGAGGTCGTTGTGGTTCCGGACGACGTCACAGAAGAGGTGCGGGCGATCCTGCGATACCAAGGCGTGACAGCAGACCGGGATCCTACCACAACTAAACGGGGCTGCACCAACGATAATCCGTGTCATGTGTTCAACTGCCCGTTTGCTGGCTATCCCGAACACCTGCACACGTCTTGCATCAACATGAATGATGTGGAAGCGCTGGCGTTGCCGTCAGAGGGGGCTGGACAATCCAAGGCCACTGACAGATACGCTGGACATTCCCGCACCACGGAAGCCGCAGACGTcatcgagatattcttgaacTTCAACTTCGCCATCGGGTCTTCGGTCAACGGCCGGCGGTTCATCGGTCCCACAGCGCCGCTTCACCAGAACACCACAGCGGCGACGGTGCCGTGCGACGAGGAACTGTGTCTTCGGAGCGGTTGTCGGTGTACACACATGATAG ACATTCCTTACAACCAGACGATCCAGCTGGTGATGTACAACACCTTCGCTCCCACCAGCCAGACGCACCACTCCGTGCACATCCACGGACACGCCTTCCAGGTCGTCGCTATGGGTTACCCCAGCTACAACAAGACCACAG GTCGCTACATGCAGCCTAACACTGATGTGAAATGTAAGAACGACCTGTGGCTGTGCACGGACGCCACCTGGCGGGATGGACCGCCGCTGCTAAACCTGATCAACCCGCCACTAAAGGACACCGTCCTTGTACCAGCTAATGGGTATACTGTGGTCAGGTTCAG ATCAGACAACCCCGGCCACTGGATGCTGCACTGCCACAACGACCAGCACATGAACGAGGGGATGGCGCTGGTGCTGCGGGAGGCGGCGGACAGACACCCTCCCCCGCCCGCAGGCTTCCCGACGTGCGGCGACTTCACGTGGAGCTCCGAGCAGTACCAGAGCGCTCTGGATGGAGGCGGTCCTGCGGTTCCTCCAG GCCCACCAGACGTGCAGACCACCTGTACAGCACCTGACCTGCAGGTCATTGCCCTATCCGCTGTGGGGGGAGCTGTCGTCATGGCCGCCACCCTGGCAGCGGCGATCTACTGCGCCATCAACAGGAAGAAGGCCGCATCTCCACCGGCGGTTACCGTTGCTGCGGATGCTGTTCCTTTGAAGTCAAATGTCGGCGATGCATAA
- the LOC118426134 gene encoding laccase-1-like isoform X2: MTRHLAPRTIIILIMSALVAAQSVLSQLCTDSVCHFSLVIRRTKTMTHTRNLNGRRDTNSVKLRDDGRLELFSPLGNPAHPGKENVNGTLVPMEEVITTDGVQRNVITVNDMFPGPTIEVVEGAQVVVKVTNKLLTEATGIHWHGLHMRSTPYMDGVPYVTQCPIMPRESFVYRFNAEPAGTHFYHSHLRTQREDGLFGAFIVHRARSPIVPSIPVILHDWYHIEATPYWISNMFGLEHAGDGEYMLGAYERPFSHDGVKVSSRVFNSALINGRGRFGDNRAPLSTFMVPSGGHGNFRIIHVGPDYPFRFSVDQHELTVTASDGFDMTPRRVQSVIIYPGESYDVRINGTARPDLYWVRAETLRVGHCTKCYPYDEVVVVPDDVTEEVRAILRYQGVTADRDPTTTKRGCTNDNPCHVFNCPFAGYPEHLHTSCINMNDVEALALPSEGAGQSKATDRYAGHSRTTEAADVIEIFLNFNFAIGSSVNGRRFIGPTAPLHQNTTAATVPCDEELCLRSGCRCTHMIDIPYNQTIQLVMYNTFAPTSQTHHSVHIHGHAFQVVAMGYPSYNKTTGRYMQPNTDVKCKNDLWLCTDATWRDGPPLLNLINPPLKDTVLVPANGYTVVRFRSDNPGHWLLHCHNDQTFQSF, from the exons ATGACGAGGCACCTGGCCCCGAGAACCATCATCATTCTCATCATGTCGGCGCTTGTCGCGGCCCAGAGCGTTCTCTCCCAGCTCTGCACCGACAGCGTCTGCCACTTTTCCCTCGTCATCAGGCGGACCAAGACCATGACTCACACACGGAACCTCAACGGGCGCAGGGATACCAACTCT GTGAAACTCCGTGATGACGGACGCCTTGAGCTCTTCAGTCCGTTGGGAAACCCCGcccaccctgggaaggagaatGTGAACGGAACTCTCGTGCCCATGGAGGAGGTCATTACCACTGACGGGGTTCAGAGGAACGTCATCACGGTCAACGACATGTTCCCGGGACCTACCATTGAAGTCGTGGAGGGGGCACAG GTCGTCGTTAAAGTAACGAATAAACTGCTAACCGAGGCCACAGGCATCCACTGGCACGGTCTGCACATGCGCAGCACGCCCTACATGGATGGCGTGCCCTACGTCACACAATGTCCCATCATGCCCCGCGAGAGCTTCGTCTATCGTTTCAACGCAGAGCCTGCCGGGACGCATTTTTACCACTCGCACCTCCGCACGCAGCGAGAGGACGGACTGTTCGGCGCGTTCATCGTGCACAGGGCCAG GAGTCCCATCGTGCCATCGATTCCCGTGATCCTCCACGACTGGTACCACATCGAGGCTACGCCATATTGGATTTCAAACATGTTCGGCTTGGAACACGCCGGCGATGGAGAGTATATGCTGG GTGCCTACGAGCGCCCGTTCTCTCACGATGGCGTCAAAGTCTCCAGTCGAGTGTTCAACTCAGCCCTTATCAACGGGCGCGGTCGGTTCGGAGACAACAGAGCGCCGCTCAGCACGTTCATGGTCCCCTCCGGAGGGCACGGCAACTTCCGGATCATCCATGTCGGTCCGGACTACCCGTTCCGGTTCTCCGTGGACCAGCATGAGCTGACGGTGACAGCCAGCGATGGGTTCGACATGACACCGCGGAGAGTCCAGTCCGTCATCATCTACCCAGGGGAGAGCTACGATGTCCGGATAAACGGAACGGCCCGGCCGGACCTGTACTGGGTACGGGCCGAGACCCTGCGCGTCGGCCACTGCACCAAATGCTACCCGTACGATGAGGTCGTTGTGGTTCCGGACGACGTCACAGAAGAGGTGCGGGCGATCCTGCGATACCAAGGCGTGACAGCAGACCGGGATCCTACCACAACTAAACGGGGCTGCACCAACGATAATCCGTGTCATGTGTTCAACTGCCCGTTTGCTGGCTATCCCGAACACCTGCACACGTCTTGCATCAACATGAATGATGTGGAAGCGCTGGCGTTGCCGTCAGAGGGGGCTGGACAATCCAAGGCCACTGACAGATACGCTGGACATTCCCGCACCACGGAAGCCGCAGACGTcatcgagatattcttgaacTTCAACTTCGCCATCGGGTCTTCGGTCAACGGCCGGCGGTTCATCGGTCCCACAGCGCCGCTTCACCAGAACACCACAGCGGCGACGGTGCCGTGCGACGAGGAACTGTGTCTTCGGAGCGGTTGTCGGTGTACACACATGATAG ACATTCCTTACAACCAGACGATCCAGCTGGTGATGTACAACACCTTCGCTCCCACCAGCCAGACGCACCACTCCGTGCACATCCACGGACACGCCTTCCAGGTCGTCGCTATGGGTTACCCCAGCTACAACAAGACCACAG GTCGCTACATGCAGCCTAACACTGATGTGAAATGTAAGAACGACCTGTGGCTGTGCACGGACGCCACCTGGCGGGATGGACCGCCGCTGCTAAACCTGATCAACCCGCCACTAAAGGACACCGTCCTTGTACCAGCTAATGGGTATACTGTGGTCAGGTTCAG ATCAGACAACCCTGGCCACTGGTTGCTGCACTGCCACAACGACCAGACATTTCAGTCATTTTAA